A genomic window from Purpureocillium takamizusanense chromosome 2, complete sequence includes:
- a CDS encoding uncharacterized protein (COG:G~TransMembrane:10 (i20-44o64-87i108-130o142-168i188-207o227-247i259-278o284-306i318-342o348-367i)~EggNog:ENOG503NWFM), giving the protein MFMRPNCFARQIEKYYDINYAVVSTMFLSPFLGYVTAALSNNWVHYKVGQRGVAFLGPTFRLIGYIPLALHPPFAVIPILFMLVGFGNGIEDSAYNAWVGNMQHTNELLGIIHGAFGLGGTVAPLIASALVAKLEFPWYTFYYFMIAAVCVEFVFGLWAFWGATGALYREKLRKESNSHSEGVTTRVVLAEPIVWLTAIFLLAYAGVEVSLGGWIPTFMIEVRKADPFLAGVTATLFWFGLSLGRIVLGFVTGKIGERLAITAYLLCCIALQLLYWFIPSMVGAMIFVGLLGFFLGPLFPATVVVMTKLLPQAYHISAIGFSSALGGGGATVLPFAVGAIAQGHGVQVLQPIVLVSLIFLVYIWLSIPRTRKTASTKEGRFSIGDYLSGVFGRQAGG; this is encoded by the coding sequence ATGTTTATGCGCCCTAATTGCTTTGCCCGCCAGATTGAGAAATATTACGACATCAACTATGCCGTCGTCTCCACCATGTTCCTCTCTCCGTTCCTCGGATATGTCACGGCTGCCCTATCCAATAACTGGGTTCACTACAAAGTTGGGCAGAGGGGTGTCGCATTCCTAGGCCCGACATTTCGACTCATCGGATACATCCCCCTGGCACTCCACCCGCCGTTCGCCGTGATTCCAATCCTTTTCATGCTCGTGGGTTTTGGAAATGGAATCGAAGACAGCGCATACAATGCATGGGTTGGCAACATGCAGCATACCAACGAGCTGCTCGGTATCATACACGGCGCTTTTGGCCTGGGCGGGACGGTGGCGCCCCTCATAGCGTCTGCCTTGGTCGCGAAACTCGAGTTCCCGTGGTACACGTTCTATTACTTCATGATCGCTGCCGTCTGCGTCGAGTTCGTCTTTGGCCTCTGGGCGTTCTGGGGAGCAACTGGGGCACTCTATCGGGAGAAGCTTCGCAAGGAGAGCAACAGCCACAGCGAGGGTGTCACGACGCGCGTTGTCCTTGCTGAGCCCATCGTCTGGCTGACGGCCATCTTCTTGCTGGCCTAcgctggcgtcgaggtcaGCCTCGGGGGTTGGATCCCGACTTTCATGATTGAGGTGCGCAAGGCAGATCCGTTCCTGGCTGGtgtgacggcgacgctctTCTGGTTCGGGCTCAGTCTGGGCCGCATCGTGCTAGGCTTCGTCACCGGCAAAATTGGCGAAAGGCTGGCCATAACAGCATATCTCTTGTGCTGCATCGCCTTGCAGCTTCTCTACTGGTTCATACCAAGCATGGTAGGCGCCATGATCTTTGTTGGGCTGCTTGGTTTCTTCCTTGGCCCACTCTTCCCGGCGACGGTCGTTGTCATGACCAAGCTACTCCCTCAAGCATATCATATCAGTGCCATTGGATTCTCTTcggcgttgggcggcggtggcgccaCCGTACTGCCCTTTGCagtcggcgccatcgcgcaGGGTCATGGCGTTCAGGTTTTGCAGCCCATTGTCCTAGTCTCgctcatcttcctcgtctaCATCTGGCTATCAATCCCCAGGACCAGGAAGACGGCAAGTACCAAAGAGGGCAGGTTCTCGATAGGCGATTACTTGAGTGGGGTGTTTGGACGACAGGCAGGGGGTTGA
- a CDS encoding uncharacterized protein (EggNog:ENOG503PWJU), with protein sequence MSRYEADDGGRRSRRDRDYSPDYHSGGGGGVRSFDPNYENQPPPPPPPQQQPQQQPRGLNEDYYRESAATLGVPTQNNPRPRSVPPPSSAMVRRPRSPSRSSRSSSRSYRGRGFDDDDRSRSRGVSRGADPMSRARGIVHDNFSHSATGIGVGILGAVVGGIVANKASEAAFKHRHKTSGRGRRHSDEAAPRMVSTILGAVAGGLGANAIANKVEDSRDRGRQRQLAWEGRYGPEEDLPHYDSGRPGDLDHKNGRGRLYRGDDDDYDYVYDDDRRSSRSGKRRRDEEAGFRYRF encoded by the coding sequence ATGTCGAGATATGAAGCCGACGatggtggccgccgctcgcgaCGCGACCGCGACTACTCCCCCGATTATCActctggtggcggcggaggcgtgAGATCGTTTGACCCGAACTACGAAAAccagcctcctccccctccccctcctcaacagcagccacagcagcaacCTCGTGGCCTGAACGAGGACTACTACCGTGAAAGTGCCGCCACTCTCGGCGTCCCGACTCAGAATAACCCCCGGCCACGGTCCGTGCCTcccccgtcctcggcgatggtACGGCGGCCCCGCTCCCCGTCTCGGTCGTCGCGTTCCTCGTCCCGGTCCTATCGTGGCCGCGGTTTCGATGACGATGATCGCAGTCGGTCGCGCGGTGTTTCTCGTGGAGCCGACCCCATGAGCCGCGCTCGGGGGATCGTCCATGACAACTTTTCCCATTCGGCCACAGGCATCGGTGTCGGCATTCTCGGGGCCGTGGTCGGGGGCATCGTGGCCAACAAGGCGTCGGAAGCAGCCTTCAAGCACAGGCACAAGACGAgtggtcgagggcgccgccacAGCGACGAAGCAGCTCCACGGATGGTTTCTACAATCCTTGGTGCTGTGGCTGGTGGTCTCGGCGCGAATGCCATCGCGAACAAGGTCGAGGACTCACGTGATAGGGGCAGACAACGCCAGCTGGCATGGGAGGGACGCTACGGTCCTGAGGAGGACTTGCCGCACTACGACTCTGGGCGGCCGGGAGACCTCGATCACAAGAATGGACGTGGTCGGCTGTaccgcggcgatgacgatgactACGATTACGTATATGACGACGATAGAAGGTCTAGCCGCTCTGGAAAGCGTCGcagggacgaggaggccggctTCCGATACCGCTTCTGA
- a CDS encoding uncharacterized protein (COG:C~COG:H~EggNog:ENOG503NWY8), translating into MRADRVGQPGLELYDVVIVGAGPVGLMLSTCLARWGYRIKHIDNRPEPTRTGRADGIQPRSLDLIRNMGLKTDIMAHKPARVYEVAFWDPAHSGDGIARTGTWASCPSFIDARYPFTTLLHQGHIERVFIRDLEKNGVQIQRPWTITGFSSDELRDPEYPVEVTLAHVDGDASETVRAKYLFGGEGARSFIRQQLNIAVRHLDPIEHVWGVMDGVVETDFPDIKMKCTIHSEHGSIMVIPREDNMVRLYIQISSSTDSDWSPRKTATEAEVQESAKRILQPYSIEWQRVEWYSVYPIGQGISDNYTLDQRVFIGGDACHTHSPKAGQGMNTAFLDALNLAWKIHAVEGGFADRDILKTYESERKSVAESLLDFDNRYAKLFSQRQPAACEVRAASAANEYVNAADDNEFIRAFKEACRFTSGYGVAYGPNALNWSPDHPAASSVIGPDGTKLMPGTIFINSDVTRVVDANVVHLEQEVPLNGSFRIFVFAGNPDITQDALQDFASGLNGQRSFYSAYTRPDIRKVPHHEKHNPHSLFYTLCTVLARKRADIEISRDVPGVLAGYREHIYADDIWDRRVPNARAAAHAKMGLDEDTGGVVVVRPDGYVGAVVKLVEGSSTVDALNAYFSAFCTKRLGEAVAQL; encoded by the exons ATGAGAGCTGACAGAGTAGGCCAGCCGGGGCTGGAGCTGTATGATGTTG TTATCGTCGGTGCCGGCCCTGTTGGCCTCATGTTGTCCACATGCTTGGCGCGTTGGGGCTACCGGATAAAGCACATCGACAACAGGCCTGAGCCTACGCGCACTGGCAGGGCTGATGGGATCCAACCCCGGTCCCTCGACCTCATACGCAACATGGGGCTCAAAACCGACATCATGGCCCACAAGCCGGCCAGAGTCTACGAGGTAGCATTTTGGGATCCGGCACATTCCGGAGATGGCATCGCTAGGACGGGCACTtgggcgagctgcccgagctTTATTGACGCGCGCTATCCTTTCACCACATTGCTACACCAGGGTCATATTGAACGGGTTTTTATTCGAGACCTAGAGAAGAATGGCGTGCAAATCCAACGTCCGTGGACCATCACGGGCTTTTCCTCAGACGAGTTGCGAGACCCCGAGTACCCCGTGGAGGTGACTCTGGCGCacgtcgatggcgatgctTCTGAGACAGTCAGAGCCAAGTACCTCTTTGGTGGCGAAGGCGCGAGGTCTTTCATCAGACAGCAACTCAATATTGCTGTTCGTCATCTCGATCCGATAGAGCATGTCTGGGGCGTGATGGACGGTGTCGTCGAGACCGACTTCCCCGACATCAAG ATGAAGTGTACCATTCACAGCGAGCACGGATCCATCATGGTAATCCCTCGAGAGGACAACATGGTGCGCCTGTACATCCAGATTTCTTCGTCGACCGACTCAGACTGGAGCCCCCGAAAGACAGCGACAGAGGCCGAGGTGCAAGAGTCGGCGAAACGAATCTTGCAACCGTATTCGATCGAGTGGCAACGCGTGGAGTGGTACTCAGTCTACCCCATCGGCCAGGGTATCTCGGACAACTACACTCTTGACCAGcgcgtcttcatcggcggcgacgcttgCCACACTCACAGC CCCAAAGCAGGACAAGGGATGAACACGGCGTtcctcgatgccctcaaCCTGGCGTGGAAGATTCACGCAGTCGAGGGTGGCTTTGCCGACCGGGATATCTTGAAAACATACGAGTCGGAGCGCAAAAGCGTGGCGGAGAGCCTCCTGGACTTCGACAATCGCTACGCAAAGCTATTCTCGCAaaggcagccagcagcatgCGAGGTTCGCGCAGCGTCAGCAGCGAACGAATACGTCAATGCAGCCGATGACAATGAGTTTATCAGGGCGTTCAAAGAGGCATGTAGGTTCACCAGTGGCTACGGCGTGGCGTACGGGCCAAATGCATTGAACTGGTCTCCCGACCACCCTGCGGCCTCGTCTGTAATAGGACCAGACGGGACAAAGCTCATGCCTGGGACCATCTTCATCAACTCGGACGTGACGAGGGTCGTGGACGCCAATGTTGTGCATCTGGAGCAAGAAGTCCCGCTCAACGGCTCGTTCCGCATCTTCGTCTTCGCTGGCAATCCGGATATCACGCAGGACGCACTTCAGGACTTTGCAAGTGGCTTGAATGGGCAGCGGTCCTTCTACAGCGCCTACACGCGCCCGGATATCCGCAAGGTCCCGCACCACGAAAAGCACAACCCCCACAGCCTATTCTACACGCTGTGTACTGTCTTGGCACGCAAGAGGGCAGATATCGAAATCTCCCGTGACGTCCCGGGTGTTCTTGCGGGGTATCGCGAGCACATATACGCCGACGATATCTGGGATAGGCGTGTGCCCAACGCCCGAGCAGCCGCGCACGCGAAAATGGGCTTGGACGAGGATACAGGCGGTGTGGTTGTGGTGCGGCCAGACGGCTACGTGGGCGCCGTCGTTAAGCTTGTTGAGGGGAGCAGCACAGTTGACGCCTTGAATGCGTACTTTTCGGCGTTTTGCACCAAGCGACTTGGCGAAGCGGTCGCACAACTATGA
- a CDS encoding uncharacterized protein (EggNog:ENOG503P5NK), whose amino-acid sequence MPPQSPEKPQDQLTSLSSVSRPSPRKHKPRGSGSSSREQQLSSPRKKQAKQPLHIRMNLTETQMDKITDAFTNKVTNSPVKARQRVDTTPSKATSQSPPGSSSHPTMNYAFSGSGEDGTDSGVASPTFSELMPRPQADIFAARADPSLAARRQMPSPSPIQVSGRRVAGAVAFNPEQAMPESPLTPPGVEHHGYAQMRSESDQASGFHPSGRQQIPMDLRGTYTTDSSDGNVNGPVIDMYNAWSAMRSTGDYSFQPPQRVESLSHRPRRSKSTSEGLRSDALYLSGTLSPLTPIPPLPGRVPTQSAVAPARDETLEDQVFSPLALYFCGRDFPTVKKGEKTMIGQNGWLERTERRSPEKEKKTPQKKTGILESIKKIAKDMTAEFSNPSRKTPALAKDAGATSQIAISLNPREQSLLYCELEYHLTGAIHDYITNELERGHLVADNLKKIADFWVSQGRPKVIGFRYDLETQLELVHLHINDFNFYGRRQSNPVEIAGLLHCMKVNARQIRVRTFCQPDSVIAKQLVDSQSLFNMINVSIARQVGLTEIAQFFKVIVEREKDVREQRSREVRNTRVSRPGETFAGAPPSWPQHQQERQHQQHHQQHDRAGHSHQKKPSRERDNRADDRTSYGARDVQGDWT is encoded by the exons ATGCCGCCGCAGAGCCCAGAAAAGCCCCAAGACCAACTGACAAGTCTTTCGAGCGTGTCAAGGCCTTCCCCTCGAAAGCACAAGCCTCGTGGGTCCGGAAGTTCGAGCAGAGAGCAACagctgtcgtcgcccaggAAGAAGCAGGCCAAGCAGCCGCTGCACATTCGCATGAACCTCACGGAGACGCAGATGGACAAGATCACAGACGC CTTCACAAACAAAGTCACCAACAGTCCCGTCAAAGCGCGTCAGCGTGTCgacacgacgccgtccaAGGCCACGTCCCAGTCTCCGCCTGGCTCTAGCAGCCATCCTACCATGAACTACGCCTTTAGTGGCAGCGGAGAAGACGGGACCGACTCTGGTgtcgcgtcgccgaccttCTCTGAGCTGATGCCTCGCCCCCAGGCGGATATCTTTGCCGCCAGAGCGGACCCAAGCTTggccgctcgtcgccagATGCCTTCCCCATCGCCCATCCAGGTCAGTGGAAGACGCGTTGCCGGAGCTGTTGCGTTCAACCCCGAGCAGGCGATGCCTGAGTCGCCTCTGACCCCGCCTGGTGTCGAACACCATGGATACGCCCAAATGCGTTCCGAGAGCGATCAGGCTTCGGGATTCCATCCTAGCGGCCGCCAGCAAATTCCCATGGACCTCCGGGGCACGTATACTACTGATTCGTCGGACGGAAACGTCAACGGTCCCGTCATCGACATGTACAATGCCTGGAGTGCCATGAGAAGCACCGGCGATTATTCTTTCCAGCCACCTCAGCGTGTGGAGAGCCTCTCTCaccggcctcgccgctccAAGAGCACTTCTGAGGGTCTCAGGTCCGATGCTTTGTATCTCTCTGGTACCTTGAGCCCTCTTACTCCTATCCCCCCTCTTCCAGGACGCGTCCCTACTCAGTCCGCCGTTGCGCCTGCGAGAGACGAAACCCTCGAGGACCAGGTCTTCTCGCCTCTGGCACTGTATTTCTGCGGCCGGGACTTCCCAACTGTGAAGAAAGGCGAGAAGACCATGATTGGGCAGAACGGTTGGCTGGAGCGCACCGAGCGTCGCTCGccggagaaggagaagaagacaccgcagaagaagacgggTATTCTTGAAAGCATCAAGAAAATCGCGAAGGACATG ACCGCAGAGTTCTCCAACCCAAGCCGCAAGACGCCGGCTCTGGCCAAAGACGCCGGAGCAACATCTCAGATTGCCATCTCGCTCAATCCTCGGGAGCAGAGCCTGCTCTACTGTGAGCTCGAGTACCATCTCACCGGCGCCATTCACGACTACATCACCAATGAACTTGAGCGAGGCCATCTAGTGGCCGACAACCTCAAGAAGATTGCCGACTTTTGGGTCTCCCAGGGACGGCCCAAGGTGATCGGTTTCCGCTACGACCTGGAGacgcagctcgagctcgtgcACCTCCACATCAACGACTTCAACTTctacggccgccgccagagcaaCCCGGTCGAGATCGCAGGCCTCTTGCACTGCATGAAGGTCAACGCGCGCCAGATCCGCGTCCGCACCTTTTGCCAGCCCGACTCGGTCATCGcgaagcagctcgtcgactcCCAGTCGCTCTTCAACATGATCAACGTCTCGATCGCACGACAGGTCGGCCTCACCGAGATTGCGCAGTTCTTCAAGGTCATTGTGGAGCGCGAGAAGGACGTCCGCGAGCAGAGAAGCCGCGAGGTGCGCAACACTCGCGTCTCGCGGCCGGGAGAGACCTtcgccggcgcgcccccgtcgtggccgcagcatcagcaggagcgccagcaccagcagcaccatcagCAGCACGACCGTGCCGGGCACTCGCACCAGAAGAAGCCGTCTCGTGAGCGAGACAACAGGGCAGACGACCGCACCTCGTACGGAGCAAGGGACGTGCAAGG CGACTGGACCTAG
- the KGD1 gene encoding Oxoglutarate dehydrogenase (succinyl-transferring) (BUSCO:EOG09260AZA~EggNog:ENOG503NV83~COG:G), which produces MLRNSLCRASSQLLRGARCPAASSKRALATTSASTSSWKLAAARRPLAVCAARSYATSATHSPPDPSDNFLSGSTANYIDEMYMEWKQDPKSVHVSWQVYFKNMESGDMPISQAFQPPPNLVPNMTGGVPRLGGGLALEDGSDVTNHLKVQLLVRAYQARGHHKANIDPLGIRNTAAGFGNIKPKELTLEHYGFSEKDLDTEYTLGPGILPRFKKDGREKMTLREIVAACEKIYAGAYGVEFIHIPDREKCDWLRERLEVPQPFKYSIDEKRRILDRLIWSSSFESFLATKYPNDKRFGLEGCETLVPGMKALIDRSVDYGVKDIVIGMPHRGRLNVLSNVVRKPNESIFSEFAGTGGAEDEGSGDVKYHLGMNFERPTPSGKRVQLSLVANPSHLEAEDPVVLGKTRAIQHYNNDEKTHRTAMSVLLHGDAAFAAQGVVYECLGFHSLPAFSTGGTIHLVVNNQIGFTTDPRFARSTAYCTDIAKAIDAPVFHVNADDVEAVNFVCQLAADWRAEFQHDVVIDLICYRKHGHNETDQPSFTQPLMYKRINSKDPQIDVYVNKLLQDGTFTKEDIEEHKQWVWGMLEESFDKSKDYQPTSKEWTTSAWNGFKSPKELATEVLPHNSTAVDQKTLEHVGEVIGSAPEGFHIHRNLKRILNNRTKSVVEGKNIDFPTAEALAFGTLVTEGYHVRVSGQDVERGTFSQRHAVFHDQETEETYTPLQHISKDQGKFVISNSSLSEFGALGFEYGYSLSSPNALVMWEAQFGDFANNAQCIIDQFIASGEVKWMQRTGLVMSLPHGYDGQGPEHSSGRLERYLQLCNEDPRVFPSPEKLARQHQDCNMQIAYMTTPANLFHVLRRQMQRQFRKPLIIFFSKSLLRHPLSRSSIEEFNGENAAFQWIIPDPEHETGAIKPPEEIERVILCSGQVWAALHKHRADNKIDNVAFTRIEQLNPFPWQQLKENLDMYPNAKTIVWCQEEPLNAGAWSFTQPRIETLLNQTKYHDRKHVMYAGRNPSASVATGMKRVHQGEEQDFLQMAFTVKQDKLKGE; this is translated from the exons ATGTTGAGGAATTCGCTCTGCAGGGCCAGCTCCCAGCTGCTCCGCGGCGCCAGAtgcccggccgcctcgtcaaaACGCGCCCTCGCGaccacctcggccagcacTTCGTCAtggaagctcgccgccgcccgcaggcccttggccgtctgcgccgcccgctcctacgcgacgagcgcgacgcaTTCGCCTCCCGACCCCAGCGACAACTTCCTCTCTGGCAGCACTGCCAACTACATTGACGAGATGTACATGGAGTGGAAGCAAGACCCCAAGAGCGTCCATGTCTCGTGGCAGGTCTACTTCAAGAACATGGAGAGTGGCGATATGCCCATCTCGCAGGCCTTCCAGCCGCCCCCGAACCTGGTCCCCAACATGACCGGCGGCGTCCCCCGtctcggtggcggcctggccctcgaGGATGGCTCCGATGTCACCAACCATCTCAAGGTTCAGCTGCTCGTACGCGCTTACCAGGCCCGCGGTCACCACAAGGCCAACATCGACCCTCTCGGCATCCGCAACACTGCCGCTGGCTTCGGCAACATCAAGCCCAAGGAGTTGACTCTGGAGCACTACGGCTTCAGCGAGAAGGACCTCGATACCGAGTACACCCTCGGCCCGGGCATCCTGCCGCGCTTCAAGAAGGACGGCCGCGAGAAGATGACGCTGCGCGAGATCGTTGCCGCCTGCGAGAAGATTTACGCAGGTGCCTACGGTGTCGAGTTCATTCATATCCCTGACCGCGAAAAGTGCGACTGgctgcgcgagcgcctcgaggtgcCCCAGCCCTTCAAGTACTCTATCGACGAGAAGCGCCGTATTCTTGACCGCCTCATTTGGAGCTCCAGCTTCGAGTCTTTCCTCGCAACAAAATACCCCAACGACAAGCGTTTCGGTCTCGAGGGCTGCGAGACCCTGGTTCCCGGCATGAAGGCCCTCATCGACCGCAGTGTCGACTACGGTGTCAAGGACATTGTCATCGGCATGCCCCATCGTGGTCGCCTCAACGTCCTCTCCAACGTCGTGCGCAAGCCCAATGAGTCGATCTTCTCCGAATTCGCCGGCACcgggggcgccgaggatgagggtTCTGGTGACGTGAAGTACCATTTGGGCATGAACTTCGAGcgcccgacgccctcgggcaAGCGTGTGCAGCTGTCTCTTGTCGCCAACCCGTCGCATttggaggccgaggacccGGTCGTGCTCGGCAAGACCCGTGCCATTCAGCATTACAAcaacgacgagaagacgCACCGCACCGCTATGAGCGTTCTGCTCCACGGTGACGCTGCCTTCGCTGCTCAGGGTGTCGTCTACGAATGTCTTGGATTCCACTCTCTCCCTGCCTTCTCCACGGGCGGCACCATCCACCTTGTTGTCAACAACCAGATCGGCTTCACCACTGACCCTCGCTTCGCTCGCTCCACGGCGTACTGCACGGACATTGCCAAGGCCATTGACGCGCCCGTTTTCCACGTCAATGCCGATGATGTCGAAGCTGTCAACTTTGTCTGCCAGCTCGCTGCTGATTGGCGCGCCGAGTTCCAGCACGATGTCGTCATTGACCTCATTTGCTACCGCAAGCACGGCCACAATGAGACGGACCAGCCGTCGTTCACACAGCCGCTCATGTACAAGCGCATCAATTCCAAGGACCCGCAGATCGATGTCTACGTCAACAAGCTGCTCCAGGATGGCACCTTCACCAAGGAGGATATTGAGGAGCACAAGCAGTGGGTCTGGGGCATGTTGGAGGAGAGCTTCGACAAGTCCAAGGACTACCAGCCCACATCCAAGGAGTGGACCACGTCGGCCTGGAACGGCTTCAAGTCCCCCAAGGAGCTTGCCACGGAGGTCCTTCCGCACAACTCCACGGCTGTCGACCAGAAGACGCTGGAGCACGTGGGTGAGGTCATTGGGTCCGCTCCCGAGGGCTTCCACATCCATCGCAACCTGAAGCGTATCCTCAACAACCGCACCAAGTCGGTTGTCGAGGGAAAGAACATTGACTTCCccaccgccgaggccctcgctTTCGGCACCCTGGTTACTGAGGGCTACCACGTTCGTGTCTCCGGCCAGGACGTCGAGCGTGGCACCTTTTCCCAGCGCCACGCTGTCTTCCACGATCAGGAGACTGAGGAGACGTACACCCCACTGCAGCACATTAGCAAAGATCAGGGCAAGTTTGTCATCTCCAACTCTTCCCTGAGCGAGttcggcgccctcggcttCGAGTATGGTTACTCGCTGTCGTCTCCCAACGCCCTTGTCATGTGGGAGGCCCAGTTTGGTGACTTCGCCAACAACGCGCAGTGCATCATTGACCAGTTCATTGCCTCGGGCGAGGTCAAGTGGATGCAGCGAACGGGCCTCGTCATGTCGCTGCCTCACGGCTACGACGGCCAGGGCCCGGAGCACTCCTCGGGTCGACTGGAGCGGTACCTGCAGCTCTGCAACGAGGATCCGCGCGTGTTCCCGTCCCCCGAGAAGCTTGCCCGCCAGCACCAGGACTGCAACATGCAGATTGCCTACATGACCACCCCTGCCAACTTGTTCCACGTGCTGCGCCGACAGATGCAGCGTCAGTTCCGAAAGC CtctcatcatcttcttctcaAAATCTCTCCTCCGTCACCCTCTATCCCGCTCCAGCATTGAGGAGTTCAATGGGGAGAACGCTGCCTTCCAGTGGATTATCCCTGATCCCGAGCACGAGACAGGCGCCATCaagccgcccgaggagatTGAGCGAGTCATCCTCTGCAGTGGACAGGTCTGGGCGGCCCTGCACAAGCACCGCGCCGACAACAAGATCGACAATGTCGCCTTCACCCGCATCGAGCAGCTGAACCCCTTCCCTTGGCAACAGCTCAAGGAGAACCTCGACATGTACCCCAACGCCAAGACCATTGTCTGGTGCCAGGAAGAGCCTCTCAACGCGGGTGCCTGGAGCTTCACGCAGCCGCGCATTGAGACGCTGCTGAACCAGACCAAGTACCACGACCGCAAGCATGTCATGTATGCCGGCCGCAACCCCAGCGCGTCGGTCGCCACGGGCATGAAGCGCGTCCACCAGGGTGAGGAGCAGGATTTCTTGCAGATGGCTTTCACCGTCAAGCaggacaagctcaagggcgagTAG
- the CIA1 gene encoding Cytosolic iron-sulfur protein assembly protein (COG:S~EggNog:ENOG503NTY0) has protein sequence MAAPPPSEPRPSSTPSVKILPLRPFQPDLHERAWASVPHPTLPLLATAHSKSATVFSLATLSSHSSLTGGHTRSVRSVAWKPGLPPHKLCLVTGSFDSTAGLWRWDGDTAGEADGSGTALETEVTARGAASVAAAAALAGDEPDHYVGGGGDDDDDSDRGADGKDWEFTLVLEGHDSEIKSCAFSPSGAYLATCSRDKSVWIWEDIGTSDDDDEWETVAVLNEHEGDVKAVAWCPDVPGRNARRRFSPDVLASASYDNTLRVWREDGDGEWVCVAVLEGHDGTVWGVQWEPRPSHDRFPRLLSHSADGTIRIWTLKDDDDEEEDGNGGGGGGRNALGGIPNTMRRSLREEWTCTAVLPKAHGRDIYSVAWSGESGLVASTGSDGIVALYKEVEEEGSAESNQNDGQLPVANGQEASGGPSTTSWELLATQPGAHGPYEVNHVTWCRRYDAGSSRRGEEEMLVTTGDDGVVRPWEVRIQTA, from the coding sequence AtggccgcaccgccgccttcggAGCCGCgaccgtcctcgacgccgagcgtcAAGATCCTCCCGCTCCGGCCTTTCCAGCCCGACCTCCACGAGCGCGCCTGGGCTTCGGTACCGCACCCGACGCTGCCGCTCCTAGCGACCGCACATTCCAAGAgcgccaccgtcttctccCTCGCCACCCTCTCCTCCCACAGCTCCCTCACCGGCGGCCACACCCGGTCCGTCCGCTCCGTCGCCTGGAAGcccggcctgccgccgcacaaGCTTTGCCTCGTCACGGGAAGCTTCGACTCCACCGCGGGACTATGGCGCTGGGACGGCGAtacggcgggcgaggctgacggcagcggcacagcgctcgagacggaggtgacggcccgcggcgcggccagtgttgctgctgctgctgcgttgGCCGGCGATGAGCCAGACCATTatgtcggtggcggcggcgatgacgacgatgatagCGACCGTGGCGCTGACGGAAAGGATTGGGAGTTCAcactcgtcctcgagggccacgaTTCGGAGATCAAGTCGTGCGCCTTCTCCCCCTCAGGCGCCTACCTGGCGACGTGCTCGCGCGACAAGTCGGTCTGGATATGGGAGGATATTGGCACgtcagacgacgacgacgagtgggAGACGGTCGCGGTGCTCAACGAGCACGAGGGTGACGTCAAGGCCGTGGCGTGGTGCCCCGACGTGCCCGGGCGcaacgcgcgccgccgcttcagCCCGGACGTGCTCGCCAGCGCGAGCTACGACAACACGCTGCGCGTCtggcgcgaggacggcgacggcgagtgGGTGTGCGTCGCGgtgctcgagggccacgacggcaccgtctgGGGCGTCCAGTGGGAGCCGCGGCCCAGCCACGACCGGTTCCCCCGCCTGCTGAGCCactcggccgacggcacgATCCGCATCTGGacgctcaaggacgacgatgacgaggaagaggatggtaatggtggcggcggcggcggccggaacgcgctcggcggcatccccaACACGATGAGGAGGTCGCTGCGCGAGGAATGGACCTGCACGGCCGTCCTGCCCAAAGCCCACGGCAGGGATATTTACTCCGTGGCATGGAGCGGCGAgtccggcctcgtcgccagtacgggcagcgacggcatTGTCGCGCTGTACAAGGAggtggaggaagaaggatCGGCGGAATCGAACCAGAACGACGGCCAGCTGCCGGTAGCCAACGGGCAggaggcgagcggcggccctTCGACCACGTCctgggagctgctggcgacgCAGCCAGGCGCCCACGGTCCGTACGAGGTCAACCACGTCACTTGGTGCCGGCGGTACGATGCGGGCTCCTCGCGaaggggcgaggaggagatgttggtgacgacgggagacgacggcgtggtGCGCCCTTGGGAAGTTAGGATACAGACagcttga